One window of Burkholderia vietnamiensis LMG 10929 genomic DNA carries:
- a CDS encoding response regulator, with the protein MNDHPLKYRVLLIEDDDRLAELVREYLDGYEFSVTVVRRGDLAIAAVREHRPALVILDLMLPNLDGMEVCRRIRAFSNVPVLILTARADVYDQVAGLETGADDYVTKPIEPRVLVARARALLRRAQPAEPRTDDAAPVQALQFGELTISPPNRTVAWRGELVDLKTTEFNLLLILARAAGTVLSRDAILKQLRGIEFDGIDRSVDAGISKLRRRFEDDSSEPQRIKTIWGRGYLFSPSAWDE; encoded by the coding sequence ATGAACGACCATCCGCTCAAATACCGCGTACTGCTGATCGAGGACGACGACCGCCTCGCCGAGCTCGTGCGCGAATATCTCGACGGCTACGAATTCTCGGTGACGGTCGTGCGCCGCGGCGATCTCGCGATCGCCGCCGTGCGCGAACACCGGCCGGCGCTCGTGATACTCGACCTGATGCTGCCGAATCTCGACGGGATGGAAGTGTGCCGGCGCATTCGTGCGTTCAGCAACGTGCCCGTGCTGATTCTAACGGCGCGTGCGGATGTCTACGATCAGGTCGCGGGCCTCGAAACCGGCGCCGACGACTACGTGACGAAACCGATCGAGCCGCGCGTGCTGGTGGCCCGCGCTCGCGCGCTGCTGCGCCGTGCGCAGCCTGCGGAACCGCGGACCGATGACGCTGCGCCCGTGCAGGCGCTGCAGTTCGGCGAGCTGACGATTTCGCCGCCGAACCGCACGGTCGCGTGGCGCGGCGAGCTCGTCGACCTGAAGACCACCGAGTTCAACCTGCTGCTGATCCTTGCGCGCGCAGCCGGTACCGTACTGAGTCGCGACGCGATCCTGAAGCAATTGCGCGGCATCGAGTTCGATGGCATCGACCGGTCGGTCGACGCGGGCATCTCGAAGCTGCGCCGACGCTTCGAGGACGATTCGTCCGAACCGCAACGGATCAAGACGATCTGGGGCCGCGGTTATCTGTTCAGCCCTTCCGCATGGGACGAGTGA
- a CDS encoding CDP-alcohol phosphatidyltransferase family protein gives MSLYALKPKFQNCLRPFADSLAERGVTANQVTLFAAGGSIVVGALAGLGGFARALFLLIPVWLFARMALNAIDGMLAREHGQKSTLGAYLNELGDVVSDLALVLPFLAIPAFAPADVWLFALAAVIVECAGLIGPLAGATRRYDGPFGKSDRALALGAFALWFGVGLPIGGVGAWLWRALIVLSIVTAVRRVRAGVAEAGG, from the coding sequence ATGAGCCTCTACGCACTCAAACCAAAATTCCAGAACTGCCTGCGTCCGTTCGCGGATTCGCTCGCCGAGCGCGGTGTCACCGCCAACCAGGTCACGTTGTTCGCGGCGGGCGGCTCGATCGTCGTCGGTGCGCTCGCGGGGCTCGGCGGGTTCGCCCGCGCGCTGTTCCTGCTGATTCCGGTCTGGCTGTTCGCGCGGATGGCGCTCAACGCGATCGACGGCATGCTCGCGCGCGAACACGGGCAGAAAAGCACGCTCGGCGCGTACCTCAACGAGCTCGGCGACGTCGTGTCCGATCTCGCGCTCGTATTGCCGTTTCTCGCGATTCCCGCGTTCGCTCCGGCCGACGTCTGGTTGTTCGCGCTCGCCGCCGTCATCGTCGAATGCGCGGGGCTGATCGGCCCGCTCGCGGGCGCGACGCGCCGCTACGACGGCCCGTTCGGCAAGAGCGACCGTGCGCTCGCGCTCGGTGCGTTCGCGCTGTGGTTCGGCGTCGGCCTGCCGATCGGCGGCGTCGGCGCGTGGCTGTGGCGCGCGCTGATCGTGCTGTCGATCGTGACGGCCGTGCGGCGCGTGCGGGCCGGCGTCGCGGAAGCCGGCGGCTGA
- a CDS encoding ATP-binding protein, whose protein sequence is MLRPLIKLYLIVIVSCAAAVVFVQWSFDKIFYERVAQAQRDTLTTYAFVLNDYLERHPGAKRTLALSELGQHGNERFGFLTMADARAQLSDAPLRDLDAGRIAISYDRRNYYMPLADGSVLHARPIQPAMLDVKIYANGMIALAALFAVALWTSHHWRDLRKLQTAAHAFGAGELSTRVRLSARSNIYELSVQFNDMAERIEASIKQQREMMHAISHELKTPLARLEFGLALLADADDSSRMQTRCDALRRDVRELDELVTELLTIGRLEQGASELEPMEVAVDALIDSVAGSVANDVADRGIMLDVSTTGAPASHVCDPKLVARALLNLIRNGARYASRTVLLSAASDASGALVLSVDDDGPGIPVADRARVFEPFQRLDSSRDRQTGGFGLGLAIVRRVARVHGGEVWLEDSPLGGARFVISLPG, encoded by the coding sequence ATGCTGCGCCCGTTGATCAAGCTGTACCTGATCGTGATCGTCAGCTGTGCCGCGGCGGTCGTATTCGTTCAATGGTCGTTCGACAAGATTTTCTACGAGCGCGTTGCGCAGGCGCAGCGCGATACGCTGACCACGTATGCGTTCGTGCTCAACGATTACCTCGAACGCCATCCGGGTGCGAAGCGTACGCTCGCGCTCAGCGAACTCGGCCAGCACGGCAACGAGCGATTCGGTTTCCTGACGATGGCCGACGCACGCGCGCAATTGTCCGACGCGCCGCTGCGCGATCTGGACGCCGGCCGGATTGCGATCAGCTACGACCGCAGGAACTACTACATGCCGCTCGCCGATGGTTCGGTGCTGCATGCTCGTCCGATTCAGCCGGCCATGCTCGACGTCAAGATTTATGCGAACGGGATGATCGCGCTCGCCGCACTGTTCGCCGTTGCGCTGTGGACGTCACATCACTGGCGCGACCTGCGCAAGCTGCAGACTGCCGCACACGCGTTCGGCGCGGGCGAGCTGTCGACGCGCGTGCGATTGTCCGCACGGTCGAACATCTATGAGCTGTCGGTGCAGTTCAACGACATGGCGGAACGGATCGAAGCGTCGATCAAGCAGCAGCGCGAAATGATGCATGCGATTTCGCACGAGCTGAAGACGCCGCTCGCTCGCCTGGAATTCGGACTCGCGCTGCTCGCGGACGCCGACGACAGCAGCCGGATGCAGACACGTTGCGACGCGCTGCGACGCGACGTGCGCGAACTCGACGAACTCGTGACCGAGTTGCTGACGATCGGACGGCTCGAACAGGGCGCGAGCGAACTGGAGCCGATGGAGGTGGCCGTCGATGCGCTGATCGACAGCGTCGCCGGCAGCGTCGCGAACGATGTCGCCGATCGCGGCATCATGCTCGACGTGTCGACCACGGGGGCGCCCGCCTCGCACGTATGCGATCCGAAACTCGTCGCGCGTGCGCTGTTGAACTTGATCCGCAACGGCGCGCGCTACGCGTCGCGTACGGTGCTGCTGTCGGCGGCGAGCGATGCGTCGGGCGCGTTGGTGCTGAGCGTCGACGACGACGGGCCGGGCATTCCAGTGGCCGATCGCGCGCGCGTGTTCGAACCGTTTCAGCGGCTCGATTCGAGCCGCGACCGACAGACCGGCGGGTTCGGACTCGGGCTCGCGATCGTGCGGCGCGTGGCGCGCGTGCATGGGGGTGAGGTGTGGCTCGAGGATTCGCCGTTGGGCGGCGCGCGGTTCGTGATTTCGTTGCCGGGGTGA
- a CDS encoding porin has translation MKRTALSLMSLASFAAIPAAHAQSSVTLYGVIDTSVTYVNHAQGKDNAWMLGNSSAGNLAGSRWGVKGIEDLGGGLKALFQLENGFDPSNGRLGQGNRLFGRQAFVGLTSDQYGTLTFGRQYDPLIDLVQGITADNYFGSVFATPGDVDNYDNSFRVDNAVKYTSAVYSGLQFAAMYSFGGIAGSTGAQQSYSAAVTYGNGPFSVAGGYFHATNSAASNGLRNGWTSSSDGTFDGPVNSGYASAHSIGIARIAGQYVAGPFTFGVGYSNAQYRRDASSVFGSNEHYNTGQGFVNYQATNALLVGLGYSYTRSGGDTSATYHQVSVGADYNLSKRTDVYLTAAYQHASGQTGDGNGGSMAAQASIGSYGYAGTRSQTIVNLGLRHRF, from the coding sequence ATGAAACGCACGGCCCTTTCGCTGATGTCGCTCGCGTCGTTCGCGGCGATCCCCGCCGCGCACGCGCAATCGAGCGTGACGCTGTACGGCGTGATCGATACGTCGGTCACCTACGTGAATCACGCGCAGGGCAAGGACAACGCGTGGATGCTCGGCAACAGCAGCGCGGGCAATCTCGCCGGCAGCCGCTGGGGCGTGAAGGGCATCGAGGATCTCGGCGGCGGCCTCAAGGCGTTGTTCCAGCTCGAGAACGGCTTCGATCCGAGCAACGGCCGGCTCGGCCAGGGCAACCGGCTGTTCGGCCGCCAGGCGTTCGTCGGGCTGACCAGCGACCAATACGGCACGCTCACGTTCGGCCGCCAGTACGATCCGCTGATCGATCTCGTGCAGGGCATCACCGCCGACAACTATTTCGGTAGCGTGTTCGCGACGCCGGGCGACGTCGACAACTACGACAACAGCTTCCGCGTCGACAACGCGGTGAAATACACGTCGGCCGTCTATTCGGGCCTGCAGTTCGCGGCGATGTACTCGTTCGGCGGGATCGCCGGCAGCACCGGCGCGCAACAGTCGTACTCGGCGGCGGTCACCTACGGCAACGGACCGTTCAGCGTCGCGGGCGGCTACTTCCATGCGACCAACAGCGCGGCGTCGAACGGGCTGCGCAACGGCTGGACCAGCTCGTCCGACGGCACCTTCGACGGCCCGGTCAACAGCGGCTACGCGAGCGCGCATTCGATCGGCATCGCACGCATCGCGGGCCAGTACGTCGCGGGCCCGTTCACCTTCGGCGTCGGCTACAGCAACGCGCAATACCGCCGCGATGCGAGCTCGGTGTTCGGCTCGAACGAGCACTACAACACCGGTCAGGGCTTCGTGAACTATCAGGCGACCAATGCGCTGCTGGTCGGCCTCGGCTACAGCTATACGCGTTCGGGCGGCGATACGTCGGCCACCTATCACCAGGTGTCGGTCGGCGCGGATTACAACCTGTCGAAACGCACCGACGTCTACCTGACCGCCGCCTACCAGCACGCGAGCGGCCAGACCGGCGACGGCAACGGCGGATCGATGGCCGCGCAGGCATCGATCGGTTCGTATGGCTACGCAGGCACCCGTTCGCAGACGATCGTCAACCTCGGGCTGCGCCATCGCTTCTGA
- a CDS encoding helix-turn-helix domain-containing protein: MNFDVHATIITTVPGMHDLMRHQDTVCPNGRRQYPLDNNRTIFSMPFSSDMRRSTFQAENCLAKDDSDNKVQVRVDAGRGQPLIDDLDFNDGSINRAAMKIPLNERPMSEKMQRVAKWIACNFDKPVKVRQAADLVAMSERTLLRHFTSEIGMAPSAYLMRVRLARACAMLAFTALPADSIARRCGLGSGEHLARLFRQHFDKTPIEYRRAHAHARPDMRAVERDGAGDAPSSFRSVP; the protein is encoded by the coding sequence GTGAACTTCGATGTGCATGCAACGATCATCACGACCGTGCCGGGGATGCATGACCTCATGCGACATCAAGACACCGTATGTCCGAACGGGCGTCGACAATACCCGCTCGACAACAACAGGACGATATTCTCGATGCCATTCTCTTCGGACATGCGGCGCTCGACGTTTCAGGCCGAGAACTGCCTCGCGAAAGACGATTCCGATAACAAAGTACAGGTTCGCGTCGATGCAGGGCGAGGCCAGCCGCTGATTGACGACCTCGACTTCAATGACGGTTCAATCAACCGCGCCGCCATGAAAATTCCGCTGAACGAGCGGCCCATGTCCGAGAAAATGCAGCGTGTGGCCAAGTGGATCGCGTGCAACTTCGACAAGCCCGTCAAGGTTCGACAGGCCGCCGATCTCGTCGCGATGAGCGAGCGCACCCTGCTGCGTCACTTTACAAGCGAGATCGGCATGGCACCCAGCGCCTATTTGATGCGTGTCAGGCTGGCACGCGCGTGTGCGATGCTCGCCTTCACCGCGCTCCCGGCAGACTCGATCGCTCGGCGTTGCGGGCTCGGCAGCGGCGAGCATCTCGCGCGCCTGTTTCGCCAGCACTTCGACAAGACCCCGATCGAATATCGGCGAGCACATGCGCATGCGCGTCCGGACATGCGTGCAGTGGAGCGCGATGGCGCGGGGGACGCGCCGAGCTCTTTTCGGTCCGTGCCGTGA
- a CDS encoding lysophospholipid acyltransferase family protein yields MNIVNVWQRDFLLSIVRLVAGAYPVWHQGRPAPTQKIYFSNHTSHIDTLAILAALPRDVRAVVRPVAARDYWDSGNLKRHVAQKLLNVVLIDRHRESGGDPLDPVRDALRQGHSIIIFPEGTRGADVLPQPFKSGLYHLATEFPDVALAPVYLENLQRIMPKGTIWPVPLICKVHFGANDALRAGEDKPTFLARMRDALVALAPPQRPAG; encoded by the coding sequence ATGAACATCGTCAATGTCTGGCAACGCGATTTCCTGCTGTCGATCGTGCGGCTCGTGGCCGGCGCGTATCCGGTATGGCATCAGGGCCGCCCCGCGCCGACGCAGAAGATCTACTTCTCCAACCACACGAGCCATATCGACACGCTCGCGATTCTCGCGGCGCTGCCGCGCGACGTGCGCGCGGTCGTCCGGCCCGTCGCCGCGCGCGACTACTGGGACAGCGGCAATCTGAAGCGGCACGTCGCGCAGAAGCTGTTGAACGTCGTGCTGATCGATCGCCACCGCGAGTCGGGCGGCGACCCGCTCGACCCCGTGCGCGACGCGCTGCGGCAAGGCCACTCGATCATCATCTTTCCGGAAGGCACGCGCGGTGCGGACGTGCTGCCGCAGCCGTTCAAGAGCGGGCTGTACCACCTCGCGACCGAATTCCCGGACGTCGCGCTCGCGCCCGTCTACCTCGAGAACCTGCAGCGGATCATGCCGAAGGGCACGATCTGGCCCGTGCCGCTGATCTGCAAGGTGCATTTCGGCGCGAACGATGCGCTTCGCGCCGGCGAGGACAAACCGACCTTCCTCGCGCGCATGCGCGACGCGCTCGTCGCGCTCGCGCCGCCGCAGCGGCCGGCCGGCTGA
- a CDS encoding phosphatidate cytidylyltransferase, producing MRTLFWELVAGVTGVLVIATVIGAILGARSGGANATIVNLNQRIRAWWAMIAIMVVAISLGNNVTYFVFALLSYLTLREFITLTPTTPSDHTTLFIAFFVAIPVQYLLLAINWYGMYSIFVPVHLFFAMSLVSALTQDTREFLSRNAKINWALMVCVYGLSHAPAVLILDIPHYAGQNALLLFFFLFVVQISDVLQYVVGKLFGRRKIAPQLSPSKTVEGFVGGGLLATLCGASLYRVTPFSFGAAFGISLAVVIAGFVGGLVLSAVKRSLGTKDWGSMIAGHGGMLDRVDSICFAAPVFFHLVRYLYV from the coding sequence ATGCGAACTCTCTTCTGGGAACTGGTCGCGGGCGTCACCGGCGTGCTGGTGATCGCGACCGTGATCGGCGCGATCCTCGGCGCGCGCAGCGGCGGCGCGAACGCGACCATCGTCAACCTGAACCAGCGCATCCGCGCGTGGTGGGCGATGATCGCGATCATGGTGGTCGCGATCAGCCTCGGCAACAACGTCACGTATTTCGTGTTCGCGCTGCTGTCGTACCTGACGCTGCGCGAATTCATCACGCTCACGCCGACGACGCCGAGCGACCACACCACGCTGTTCATCGCGTTCTTCGTCGCGATTCCGGTGCAGTACCTGCTGCTCGCGATCAACTGGTACGGGATGTATTCGATCTTCGTGCCGGTGCACCTGTTCTTCGCGATGTCGCTGGTGTCGGCGCTCACGCAGGACACGCGCGAATTCCTGAGCCGCAACGCGAAGATCAACTGGGCGCTGATGGTGTGCGTGTACGGGCTCAGCCATGCGCCCGCCGTGCTGATCCTCGACATTCCGCACTACGCGGGGCAGAACGCGCTGCTGCTGTTCTTCTTCCTGTTCGTCGTGCAGATCAGCGACGTGCTGCAGTACGTGGTCGGCAAGCTGTTCGGCCGCCGCAAGATCGCACCGCAGCTGTCGCCGTCGAAGACGGTCGAAGGCTTCGTCGGCGGCGGCTTGCTCGCGACGCTGTGCGGCGCGTCGCTGTATCGCGTGACGCCGTTCAGCTTCGGCGCGGCGTTCGGCATTTCGCTCGCGGTCGTGATCGCGGGCTTCGTCGGCGGGCTCGTGCTGTCGGCCGTGAAGCGCTCGCTCGGCACGAAGGACTGGGGCTCGATGATCGCCGGTCACGGCGGGATGCTCGATCGCGTCGATTCGATCTGCTTCGCCGCGCCGGTGTTCTTCCATCTCGTGCGGTATCTGTACGTCTGA
- a CDS encoding MipA/OmpV family protein — protein MPLAGLTLASAVHAENQYAISLGGGFAPRYQGSNQYRAIVAPSFSAMFGNGFFVDSSAGAGYRLALPNGAFVSAALGYDAGRTDDDRFGRAGSDHLKGMGRVPGSVLFAMHAGVKLPDGGELSLAIDAPVTHGSRGLSGHVDLAVPVFERGRHALVATASVHAGTGRYMQTFYGVTDAQSRASGFGPYSTSGGVDSATLSLTWNWDLSRHWAVRATGGFTRLLGRYGDSPIVQTRSNYYGMAGATYRF, from the coding sequence ATGCCGCTTGCCGGCCTCACGCTTGCCTCCGCCGTCCACGCCGAAAACCAGTACGCGATATCGCTCGGCGGTGGCTTCGCGCCGCGCTATCAGGGCAGCAATCAGTACCGCGCCATCGTCGCGCCGTCCTTTTCCGCGATGTTCGGCAACGGCTTCTTCGTCGACAGCAGCGCCGGCGCCGGCTATCGCCTCGCGCTGCCGAACGGCGCGTTCGTGTCGGCCGCGCTGGGCTACGACGCGGGTCGCACCGACGACGATCGCTTCGGTCGTGCGGGCTCCGATCATCTGAAGGGAATGGGCAGGGTGCCGGGCTCGGTGCTGTTCGCGATGCACGCAGGCGTGAAGCTGCCGGACGGCGGCGAGCTGAGCCTTGCGATCGATGCGCCGGTCACGCATGGGTCGCGCGGCTTGTCCGGCCATGTCGATCTCGCGGTGCCCGTGTTCGAGCGCGGACGGCACGCGCTGGTCGCGACGGCCAGCGTGCATGCCGGCACGGGGCGCTATATGCAGACCTTCTACGGTGTGACCGATGCGCAGTCGCGGGCGAGCGGGTTCGGCCCGTATTCGACGAGCGGCGGCGTGGACAGCGCGACGCTGTCGCTCACGTGGAACTGGGACCTGTCGCGGCATTGGGCAGTGCGCGCGACGGGCGGCTTCACGCGCCTGCTGGGCCGCTACGGCGACAGCCCCATCGTGCAGACGCGCAGCAACTACTACGGGATGGCCGGCGCGACCTACCGGTTCTGA
- a CDS encoding HNH endonuclease signature motif containing protein, giving the protein MPTERVFRKPESFEAERLSRDAIRPFLESRGFTVLSDERIVRGVSQAQVVTARSEPGETIKMRVRLCWRHRGSDDLRYSAAQLRADLIDNDWDKTLDQLVDRDVKVGISHALIFQRVGETVPYAALVPIDQLGLIWRRQADVSEELIKAGRLGRATKNHAKNGSSPTVYLMDSRHEDAHFVPDVLWQWPGVQDLVRMGDVKLRAPIDDTWDDLYAPDPSGYGSDGAIERAVTRSEVKRDPRVRADVVKRADGKCERSTCGAIARYKGFLDVHHILGVRNSDRVWNCVALCPSCHRDAHFAPERDAINDTLLDFASRFRK; this is encoded by the coding sequence GTGCCAACTGAACGTGTATTTCGCAAGCCGGAGAGCTTTGAAGCGGAGCGTTTGAGTCGCGACGCGATCCGTCCGTTTCTAGAAAGCAGAGGATTCACAGTGCTGTCTGATGAGCGCATCGTGCGAGGGGTTTCGCAGGCTCAGGTTGTTACCGCGCGATCCGAACCGGGGGAAACGATCAAGATGCGCGTGCGGCTTTGCTGGCGGCATCGCGGTTCGGACGACCTACGTTATTCGGCTGCCCAGTTGCGAGCGGACCTCATTGACAATGACTGGGATAAAACGCTCGACCAGCTCGTCGATCGTGATGTGAAAGTCGGCATCTCGCATGCGCTCATCTTCCAGCGCGTCGGCGAGACTGTCCCTTACGCAGCACTTGTGCCAATCGATCAGCTGGGTTTGATCTGGCGTCGTCAGGCGGATGTAAGCGAGGAATTGATCAAAGCCGGACGCTTAGGACGAGCCACGAAGAACCACGCAAAAAACGGCTCGAGTCCCACGGTGTATCTAATGGACAGCCGACACGAAGACGCCCATTTCGTGCCCGATGTGCTCTGGCAATGGCCCGGCGTGCAGGATCTCGTCAGGATGGGGGATGTGAAACTGCGCGCGCCCATCGACGACACGTGGGACGACCTCTACGCACCCGATCCTTCGGGCTATGGAAGTGATGGTGCAATTGAGCGGGCCGTGACGCGATCCGAAGTGAAGCGCGATCCTCGTGTCCGGGCTGACGTCGTCAAGCGCGCGGATGGAAAGTGTGAACGCTCGACGTGCGGGGCGATCGCGCGCTATAAGGGCTTTCTCGACGTTCATCACATCCTTGGCGTTAGGAATAGCGATCGCGTTTGGAATTGCGTCGCACTCTGTCCAAGCTGTCATCGTGACGCGCATTTCGCACCCGAACGCGACGCGATTAATGACACGCTTCTGGACTTCGCTTCCCGTTTCAGGAAATGA
- a CDS encoding helix-turn-helix transcriptional regulator → MSDLDREIMRALPDAATHDDYISTPDIHRWLSRTALDTPTVRTINRRLAKLERDGLVEVLERGTALVWRKKAGASGMAAKAGSMMTFDEALALQTLRRFSSRQIPELVAESLSSMFDVAEARLQRTSNETERRYSRWASKVAVESGGFSLHYPVIDRELFGIVSRALFEERKLEIVYRPRHNTDNDRARIILPLGFVEVGGLVYLVGGTPGKTEPTMYRMDRFTRASALLETFNYPPTFSLDAYVKQQRRFDFMVEKEVMLKLRFLNGAGEHLLEAPMSKDQAHTRDGDALFVKGTVLLSQRLRWWLRSFGPNVEVLAPAGLRAEFVREANELARMYGKPAGASRADAAGRPE, encoded by the coding sequence ATGTCCGATCTCGATCGCGAAATCATGCGCGCGCTTCCCGACGCGGCAACGCACGACGACTACATCAGCACCCCCGATATCCACCGCTGGCTGTCGCGGACCGCGCTCGACACGCCAACCGTCAGGACGATCAACCGGCGCCTCGCGAAGCTCGAGCGCGACGGGCTCGTCGAGGTGCTCGAACGCGGCACCGCGCTGGTGTGGCGCAAGAAGGCGGGCGCGAGCGGCATGGCCGCCAAGGCTGGCTCGATGATGACGTTCGACGAAGCGCTCGCGCTGCAGACGTTGCGGCGCTTCTCGTCGCGCCAGATTCCGGAACTGGTGGCCGAATCGCTGTCGTCGATGTTCGACGTCGCGGAGGCACGGCTGCAGCGGACGAGCAATGAAACCGAGCGGCGCTATTCGCGCTGGGCGAGCAAGGTCGCGGTCGAAAGCGGCGGCTTCTCGCTGCATTACCCGGTAATCGACCGGGAACTGTTCGGCATCGTGTCACGCGCACTCTTTGAAGAGCGCAAGCTCGAAATCGTCTATCGCCCGCGTCACAACACCGACAACGACCGGGCCAGGATCATTCTGCCGCTCGGGTTCGTGGAGGTTGGCGGGCTCGTCTACCTGGTCGGCGGTACGCCGGGCAAGACCGAACCGACGATGTACCGCATGGACCGTTTCACGCGTGCCAGCGCGCTGCTCGAAACGTTTAACTATCCGCCGACCTTTTCGCTCGATGCCTATGTGAAGCAACAGCGTCGCTTCGACTTCATGGTCGAGAAGGAGGTGATGCTCAAGCTCAGGTTCCTCAACGGTGCCGGCGAGCATCTGCTCGAAGCGCCGATGTCGAAGGATCAGGCGCATACCCGCGACGGCGACGCACTTTTCGTCAAGGGCACCGTGCTATTGAGCCAGCGCTTGCGATGGTGGTTGCGCTCGTTCGGGCCGAACGTCGAGGTGCTTGCGCCCGCCGGCTTGCGTGCCGAGTTCGTGCGAGAGGCGAATGAGCTTGCACGCATGTACGGCAAGCCGGCGGGTGCAAGCCGCGCCGATGCAGCGGGGCGGCCGGAATGA
- a CDS encoding transglycosylase SLT domain-containing protein, producing the protein MPRQTNRSISHAMPTLAAALALSCALPTLAHADCLDDAATFQKVSVSLLRGIAQVESGMNPNAVNTNTNGTVDIGLMQINSTWLPTLAREGITRESLFDACTNAYVGAWILSQNIRQLGANWNAIGAYNSASPDKRLAYARKVYDAIRTLPDSPDTPMPILPPSFTPPQQVQPYNPFASLSVSAPPVARTRTLAPAAPPASQGGPAGPAGTYNFGWTVTGADQAKPTQVFDDGARIYVQFSDMKHVPAIFTETSSGRVLMSWELQFPYAVVTRSAQTLIFQLGPFEARAQRGGGATTAQASAATTRPGAAPATKQPAKAPTARTASTDALWYLNTPGTSGSASTGSSANNPAVSTASNTPATWPTAVTSNTPPAAAPQAPAAATQDSRASADALWYISK; encoded by the coding sequence ATGCCGCGTCAGACCAACCGTTCGATCAGCCACGCCATGCCGACGCTCGCCGCGGCGCTCGCCCTGTCGTGCGCGCTGCCCACGCTTGCGCACGCGGACTGCCTCGACGACGCCGCCACGTTCCAGAAGGTGAGCGTGAGCCTGCTGCGCGGCATCGCGCAGGTGGAGTCCGGGATGAATCCGAACGCGGTGAACACGAACACGAACGGCACGGTCGACATCGGCCTGATGCAGATCAACAGCACGTGGCTGCCGACGCTCGCGCGCGAAGGGATCACGCGCGAAAGCCTGTTCGACGCCTGCACCAACGCGTACGTCGGCGCGTGGATCCTGTCGCAGAACATCCGTCAGCTCGGCGCGAACTGGAACGCGATCGGCGCGTACAACTCCGCGTCGCCCGACAAGCGCCTCGCGTATGCCCGCAAGGTCTATGATGCAATCCGGACCCTGCCGGATTCGCCCGATACTCCCATGCCCATCCTGCCCCCTTCCTTTACGCCGCCGCAACAGGTGCAGCCGTACAATCCGTTCGCGAGCCTGAGCGTGTCGGCGCCGCCGGTCGCGCGCACGCGCACGCTCGCGCCGGCCGCTCCGCCTGCTTCGCAGGGCGGCCCCGCCGGGCCGGCCGGCACGTACAACTTCGGCTGGACCGTCACGGGCGCCGACCAGGCCAAGCCGACCCAGGTGTTCGACGACGGCGCACGCATCTACGTGCAGTTCAGCGACATGAAGCACGTGCCGGCGATCTTCACGGAGACTTCGTCGGGGCGCGTCCTGATGTCGTGGGAACTGCAGTTTCCGTATGCCGTCGTGACGCGTTCCGCGCAAACGTTGATCTTCCAGCTCGGGCCGTTCGAGGCGCGCGCGCAACGTGGCGGCGGCGCGACGACTGCGCAGGCAAGCGCGGCAACGACGCGCCCGGGCGCGGCGCCGGCAACGAAACAGCCGGCAAAGGCGCCGACCGCGCGGACGGCTTCCACCGACGCGCTGTGGTATCTGAACACGCCGGGCACGTCGGGTTCGGCATCGACCGGCAGCAGCGCGAACAATCCCGCGGTGTCGACCGCGTCGAACACACCCGCGACGTGGCCCACTGCCGTCACGTCGAACACGCCGCCGGCCGCCGCGCCGCAAGCCCCGGCTGCGGCCACGCAGGATTCGCGCGCGAGCGCCGACGCGCTCTGGTACATCTCGAAGTAG